The Colias croceus chromosome 3, ilColCroc2.1 genome includes a region encoding these proteins:
- the LOC123706085 gene encoding uncharacterized protein C18orf19 homolog A, whose translation MALTLRHLCRNHHYLQNITKPVKWNIRKHVPSRTLACSVLGQHSVVQKPFLVENNLKLSWNPLRTCSTQSNKDDAKPLPPEAEKKPGLIQRFKQMYRDYWYVLVPVHMATSAMWLGGFYYAVRSGVDVISLLESLGISEKLMEPLKKSEAGYFALTFALYKAATPLRYAVTLGGTTYAINKLTLIGWIRPVPSRERLKEMLQERKDNIQDRFNESKQHYQTQIKEKQTQVFDEMKRYKSEMRNMKNKIKKM comes from the exons ATGGCTCTTACATTAAGACATTTATGTAGAAATCATCATTATCTACAAAACATAACCAAACCGGTAAAATGGAACATTAGAAAACATGTACCATCGAGAACATTAGCTTGCAGTGTTTTAGGTCAACATAGTGTTGTACAGAAGCCTTTTTTAGTGGAAAACAACTTAAAATTGTCATGGAACCCCTTAAGGACTTGTTCTACACAGAGTAACAAAGATGACGCAAAACCATTACCACCCGAGGCAGAAAAGAAACCTGGACTTATACAGCGATTCAAGCAAATGTATAGAGATTATTGGTACGTCTTAGTACCAGTGCACATGGCCACGTCTGCAATGTGGCTTGGTGGATTTTACTATGCTGTAAGAAG TGGTGTTGATGTGATAAGCTTGCTAGAATCACTTGGAATCAGTGAAAAGCTTATGGAACCATTAAAGAAATCGGAAGCTGGTTATTTTGCTTTAACCTTTGCACTCTATAAGGCTGCTACACCCCTCAGATATGCTGTAACTCTAG GTGGCACAACCTATGCCATAAATAAACTTACACTTATAGGATGGATTAGACCAGTTCCGTCCCGTGAGCGCCTCAAGGAAATGTTACAGGAAAGGAAAGATAATATACAAGACAGATTCAATGAGAGCAAACAACATTATCAAACACAAATcaaagagaaacaaacacAGGTTTTTGATGAAATGAAAAGATATAAATCTGAAATGCGGAATATgaagaataaaattaagaaaatgtaa